Proteins found in one Armatimonadota bacterium genomic segment:
- a CDS encoding methyltetrahydrofolate cobalamin methyltransferase, translated as MLIVGELINSTRRQIQPLLEARDGGAIVDLARRQVEAGAHLVDVNCATLMEGEVECLAWAIQTIQEACDARISVDSPNPMALRRGLEVVRDKAMLDSINLEHERWSGFLPVVREFRPEVVALCMDDSGIPTTAEGKLALATTLVEGLTGAGIPPQDIYIDPLIFPIATDSGCVSVFLEALDLIKKRFPEVRTICGLSNVSFGLPHRAQINQVFLVLCLAHGMDAFILDPLDRRMMANMATAQMLLGQDEFCRQYLGAVRAGKFDFLKARRV; from the coding sequence ATGCTGATCGTCGGTGAACTGATCAACTCGACCCGCAGGCAGATCCAGCCGCTGCTGGAGGCGCGGGACGGCGGCGCCATCGTGGATCTGGCCCGACGGCAGGTTGAGGCCGGCGCGCACCTGGTGGACGTCAACTGCGCCACGTTGATGGAGGGCGAGGTCGAGTGCCTGGCCTGGGCGATCCAGACGATCCAGGAGGCCTGCGACGCGCGGATCAGCGTGGACAGTCCGAACCCGATGGCGCTGCGGCGCGGTCTGGAGGTAGTCCGGGACAAGGCCATGCTGGACTCGATCAACCTGGAGCACGAGCGCTGGAGCGGCTTCCTGCCGGTGGTCCGGGAGTTCCGGCCCGAGGTCGTGGCCCTGTGCATGGATGACAGCGGGATTCCCACAACGGCCGAGGGCAAACTGGCGCTGGCCACGACCCTGGTCGAGGGACTGACCGGGGCCGGAATCCCGCCGCAGGACATCTATATAGACCCGCTCATCTTCCCGATCGCCACGGACAGCGGTTGCGTGAGTGTATTCCTAGAGGCGCTGGACCTCATCAAGAAGCGCTTCCCCGAGGTCCGCACGATCTGCGGGCTGAGCAACGTCTCGTTCGGCCTGCCCCACCGCGCCCAGATCAACCAGGTGTTCCTGGTCCTGTGCCTGGCGCACGGGATGGACGCGTTCATCCTCGACCCGCTCGACCGGCGGATGATGGCCAACATGGCCACGGCGCAGATGCTGCTGGGCCAGGACGAGTTCTGCCGGCAATATCTAGGTGCGGTGCGGGCCGGGAAGTTCGACTTCCTGAAAGCCCGGCGTGTGTAA
- a CDS encoding MFS transporter, which yields MKPNTLWRHRDFLLLWTGQTISVFGSQFTHLAVPLVAAVILKASPAQMGVLSAVVTAPFLLVGLFAGVWVDRWRRRPVLISGDVGRALVLSAIPIAHVAGALSMPLLYAVGFLTGVLTVFFDVAYQSYLPSLVDRAHLVEGNSKLEASRSTAQIAGPGLAGVVVQIVSAPMAIVFDALSFLVSGLFIGLIRRSEPAPESVRAPMLGEIREGLAVVFGNPMLRAIAGCTGTSNFFASVAGALYILFVTRELGMKPVAIGAVFSLGSLGALAGVLLAGSLARRLGVGRVIVVAPLISGLGFVPVVLATPALAVPLLTLGALVVSFGSPVYNISQVSLRQAITPHRLQGRMNATMRFLVWGTMPLGALAGGALGQVLGLRPTIAIAAAGAALAFVWVWRSPVRALRQIPEPPGPAD from the coding sequence ATGAAACCCAACACCCTCTGGCGGCACCGCGACTTCCTGCTGCTCTGGACCGGACAGACCATCTCGGTCTTCGGGAGCCAGTTCACGCACCTGGCCGTACCGCTCGTCGCCGCGGTGATCCTGAAGGCCTCGCCGGCACAGATGGGCGTCCTCTCCGCTGTCGTGACCGCGCCCTTCCTGCTCGTAGGTCTGTTTGCTGGAGTCTGGGTGGACCGCTGGCGCCGTAGGCCGGTCCTGATCTCCGGCGACGTGGGCCGCGCGCTGGTGCTTTCGGCGATCCCGATCGCGCACGTGGCCGGCGCGCTCAGCATGCCGCTACTCTACGCGGTAGGGTTTCTGACCGGCGTCTTGACAGTATTCTTCGACGTCGCCTACCAGTCGTATCTGCCGTCCTTGGTTGACCGCGCGCATCTCGTGGAGGGGAACAGCAAGCTCGAGGCGAGCCGCTCGACCGCCCAGATCGCCGGACCGGGGCTCGCCGGCGTCGTCGTCCAGATTGTCTCGGCCCCGATGGCAATCGTTTTCGACGCCCTGTCCTTCTTGGTTTCCGGCCTGTTCATCGGGCTGATCAGGCGGTCCGAGCCGGCGCCTGAGTCTGTCCGAGCGCCTATGCTGGGCGAGATTCGCGAGGGGCTCGCGGTGGTCTTCGGAAACCCGATGCTTCGTGCGATTGCCGGTTGCACCGGTACGTCAAACTTCTTTGCCTCTGTGGCAGGCGCTCTCTACATTCTCTTTGTCACGCGCGAGCTGGGGATGAAGCCGGTCGCGATCGGTGCCGTTTTCAGCCTGGGCAGCCTCGGGGCGCTGGCAGGTGTGCTGCTCGCAGGATCACTCGCTCGGCGGCTGGGCGTAGGCCGCGTGATCGTGGTTGCGCCGCTGATCTCAGGTCTGGGGTTCGTGCCGGTGGTGCTGGCTACCCCGGCGCTGGCGGTCCCGCTGCTGACGCTGGGCGCGCTGGTGGTCAGTTTCGGTTCCCCCGTCTACAACATCAGCCAGGTGAGTCTGCGTCAGGCGATTACCCCGCACCGGCTGCAGGGACGGATGAACGCCACGATGCGGTTCCTGGTCTGGGGTACGATGCCGCTGGGCGCGCTGGCCGGTGGCGCCCTGGGTCAGGTGCTGGGGCTGCGCCCGACGATCGCGATTGCCGCGGCCGGGGCGGCGCTGGCGTTTGTGTGGGTGTGGCGCTCGCCGGTGCGGGCGCTCAGGCAGATTCCCGAGCCGCCCGGGCCGGCAGATTAG
- a CDS encoding type II toxin-antitoxin system Phd/YefM family antitoxin: protein MARLTTTAARKDFASVVNRTAYGKERVVLGRRGKDLAALVPIEDLTLLEQLEDALDLSEARKALADPKNRKRIPWKKVKADLGL, encoded by the coding sequence ATGGCGCGACTGACAACCACCGCAGCCCGCAAGGACTTCGCGTCCGTGGTCAACCGGACGGCGTATGGAAAGGAGCGCGTGGTCCTCGGTCGTAGGGGAAAGGATCTGGCGGCGCTGGTCCCCATAGAGGACCTAACGCTCCTGGAGCAACTGGAGGATGCGCTGGATCTGTCGGAAGCGCGAAAGGCGCTCGCGGACCCGAAGAACCGAAAGCGGATTCCCTGGAAGAAGGTCAAGGCCGACCTGGGACTGTGA
- a CDS encoding type II toxin-antitoxin system RelE/ParE family toxin has protein sequence MASYRVDLLPSAVRELSALPRAVQQRIGHHLDGLAGNPRPRGVRALAAEGGFLRLRVGDYRVIYSVDDGGKSVLVVKIGHRGEVYRKR, from the coding sequence GTGGCCTCCTACAGGGTCGACCTGTTGCCCTCGGCCGTGCGCGAGCTTTCGGCGCTTCCCAGGGCGGTCCAGCAACGCATCGGCCATCATCTCGACGGGCTTGCCGGCAATCCCCGGCCTCGCGGCGTAAGAGCCCTGGCCGCGGAAGGCGGTTTCCTGCGCCTGCGTGTTGGTGACTACCGCGTAATCTACAGTGTGGACGACGGCGGCAAGAGCGTGCTGGTCGTGAAGATTGGCCACCGCGGAGAGGTGTACCGGAAGAGGTAG
- a CDS encoding tyrosine phenol-lyase, which yields MAETRKRPARRSWAEPWKVKVVEPVRWTSREQRERAMSEAGFNTFLLRSEDVYIDLLTDSGTSAMSDYQWAGMMLGDESYAGSRNFYHLEAAIQKHYGYAHVVPTHQGRGAEHILSRMLIKPGDFVPGNMYFTTTRLHQELAGGTFVDVIIDEAHDPRAWLPFKGNVDLNKLEALIEKVGADKIPYVSLAATVNMAGGQPVSMQNARELRSLCDRYGIRVMLDATRAVENAYFIQQRDENYRGAPVAAILREFCSYTDGCTMSGKKDSLVNIGGWLALNDPALFDEARNMVVVYEGLHTYGGMSGRDMEAMARGIEESVQDDHIRARVGQVEYLGMKMLEWSIPIVEPIGGHAIYLDAARFYPHIPQDQFPAQTLAAELYLDSGVRSMERGVVSAGRDPVTGDHRYPKLELVRLTIPRRVYTQAHMDVVAESVDAVFEEGRKTGGLRMVYEPKYLRFFQARFERL from the coding sequence ATGGCAGAGACGCGCAAGCGCCCGGCCCGCCGGTCCTGGGCCGAGCCGTGGAAGGTCAAGGTGGTAGAGCCGGTCAGGTGGACCAGCCGCGAGCAGCGCGAGCGGGCCATGAGCGAAGCCGGATTCAATACCTTCCTGCTGCGCTCGGAGGACGTCTACATCGACCTGCTCACCGACAGCGGCACGTCGGCGATGAGCGACTACCAGTGGGCCGGGATGATGCTGGGCGACGAGTCCTACGCCGGGAGCAGGAACTTCTACCACCTGGAGGCCGCCATCCAGAAGCACTACGGCTACGCCCACGTCGTGCCCACCCACCAGGGCAGGGGAGCCGAGCACATCCTCTCCAGGATGCTCATCAAGCCCGGCGATTTCGTCCCGGGCAACATGTACTTCACCACGACCCGTCTGCACCAGGAGCTGGCCGGGGGCACGTTCGTGGACGTGATCATTGACGAGGCCCACGACCCGCGGGCGTGGCTACCCTTCAAGGGCAACGTGGACCTGAACAAGCTGGAGGCCCTCATCGAGAAGGTCGGCGCAGACAAGATCCCGTACGTCAGCCTGGCGGCGACCGTGAACATGGCCGGCGGCCAGCCGGTCTCGATGCAGAACGCGCGTGAGCTGCGCTCGCTCTGCGACCGCTACGGCATCCGCGTCATGCTGGACGCGACCCGCGCCGTGGAGAACGCCTACTTCATCCAGCAGCGTGACGAGAACTACCGCGGGGCACCCGTGGCCGCGATCCTCAGGGAGTTCTGCTCCTACACCGACGGCTGCACCATGAGCGGCAAGAAGGACAGTCTGGTGAACATCGGCGGATGGCTGGCGTTGAACGACCCGGCGCTCTTCGACGAGGCCCGCAACATGGTCGTGGTATATGAGGGGCTGCACACCTACGGCGGGATGTCCGGGCGCGACATGGAGGCCATGGCCCGGGGCATCGAGGAGTCGGTGCAGGACGACCACATCCGGGCGCGCGTGGGCCAGGTGGAGTATCTGGGGATGAAGATGCTGGAGTGGAGCATCCCGATCGTGGAGCCGATCGGAGGCCACGCGATCTACCTGGACGCCGCGAGATTCTACCCGCACATTCCCCAGGACCAGTTCCCGGCGCAGACACTGGCCGCGGAGCTCTACCTGGACTCCGGGGTGCGGAGCATGGAGCGGGGCGTGGTCTCAGCGGGCCGCGACCCGGTCACGGGCGATCACCGCTATCCGAAGCTGGAACTGGTACGACTGACCATCCCCCGCCGCGTGTACACGCAGGCCCACATGGACGTGGTGGCCGAGTCGGTTGACGCAGTCTTCGAGGAGGGGAGGAAGACCGGGGGCCTGCGGATGGTCTACGAGCCGAAGTACCTGCGCTTCTTTCAGGCGCGGTTCGAGCGGTTGTGA
- a CDS encoding acyl-CoA dehydrogenase, with protein MLQDVFLNEEEKALRQEIREFVRHGVSSELLQRMDRDEITYPREYVKALGDRNLLGLRFPREYGGRGLGWTAEIAAHEEIGVLGTSLGCAFSMPSIVGEALVRFGTEEQKEKFLKPMLKGDLVSAEALTEPRGGSDFFGATTTAELKNRAFKVRGQKRFVVGAASADFFLVYCNTNPTGKPHERISLILIERDRPGVEAKYLYKLMGTRGGGTGRLLFRDVKVPEANLVGGLNQGAAIFNQMMIPERMTSAGGSLGMARAALEVAVRYSNRRMAFGQKIRAFQGVSFKVADAITKLDAARALTQAAARTVDQGLPTARRMVSEAKKFATDTAWEVTNLAMQIVGGIGYTNVFPLEKMIRDTRLIQIWTGTNEIMSLLIQHEFYKEVLGAENPGRMIEMDAEEARAEDEKVFEDEEMWIKGW; from the coding sequence ATGCTTCAGGACGTCTTCCTGAACGAAGAAGAAAAGGCTCTCCGCCAGGAGATCCGCGAGTTCGTGAGGCATGGAGTCTCCTCAGAGTTGCTGCAAAGGATGGACCGCGACGAGATCACGTATCCCAGGGAGTACGTGAAGGCGCTGGGAGACCGGAACCTCCTGGGCCTGCGTTTCCCAAGAGAGTATGGTGGCCGGGGCCTCGGCTGGACCGCGGAGATCGCTGCGCACGAGGAGATCGGAGTCCTGGGGACCTCGCTCGGTTGCGCCTTCTCTATGCCGTCCATCGTGGGAGAGGCGCTGGTACGCTTCGGGACTGAGGAGCAGAAAGAGAAATTCCTGAAGCCCATGCTGAAAGGCGATCTCGTCTCTGCTGAGGCTCTGACAGAACCTCGGGGAGGATCCGACTTCTTCGGCGCCACGACGACGGCCGAGTTGAAGAACCGGGCCTTCAAGGTGAGGGGACAGAAGCGCTTCGTCGTCGGAGCGGCGTCCGCGGACTTCTTCCTCGTATACTGCAACACTAATCCAACCGGGAAGCCCCACGAGCGCATCAGCCTGATCCTGATCGAACGGGACCGCCCGGGCGTGGAGGCCAAGTACCTGTACAAACTCATGGGAACCCGAGGAGGCGGTACAGGCCGACTGCTGTTCCGGGACGTGAAAGTGCCCGAAGCAAACCTGGTGGGCGGGCTCAACCAGGGGGCTGCCATCTTCAACCAGATGATGATCCCCGAGCGGATGACCTCGGCCGGCGGATCCTTGGGCATGGCCCGTGCCGCCCTGGAGGTCGCCGTCCGGTACAGCAACCGGCGCATGGCCTTCGGCCAGAAGATTCGCGCCTTTCAAGGAGTGAGCTTCAAAGTCGCCGATGCCATCACAAAGCTCGACGCGGCCCGGGCGCTCACGCAGGCCGCGGCCCGAACCGTGGATCAAGGACTGCCGACTGCCCGGCGCATGGTGAGCGAGGCCAAGAAGTTCGCCACGGATACGGCCTGGGAGGTGACCAATCTCGCCATGCAGATCGTCGGGGGGATCGGATACACCAACGTCTTCCCCCTCGAGAAGATGATACGGGACACCCGCCTCATCCAGATCTGGACCGGGACCAACGAGATCATGAGCCTCCTCATCCAGCACGAGTTCTACAAGGAGGTGCTCGGCGCGGAGAATCCCGGGCGGATGATCGAGATGGACGCCGAAGAAGCCCGGGCCGAGGATGAGAAAGTGTTCGAGGACGAGGAGATGTGGATCAAGGGCTGGTAG
- a CDS encoding DMT family transporter, with protein MRPPARQRRRDLGRDLDRCRPAIPRDVPRRDPAAPQGDQGNYRAESGLAAPGPDRRRRGRPAGTVGRAARRAGRVDVRRVRVRGRGRGDILVRSGRRWNLDRPADRTPVSHERRPFGLGDLLVLTTVVLWAASFTVIKSAYAEFTPLSFAATRFAIASLGLLLIATLRREPLSFARRDFPRIAALGVCNVTLYQAFFGVGLGYTTASNSVLITNTAPVMTLLLAAATRADRITPRQALGVLLALGGVAVLVSASGGLSAGHLKGDVLTLLGAASYAVTPITVLPLYRRYSTLPVMAASMTFGTILLLAVGFPDLARQSWALSPAAWSQLAYAALGAGSLGYLFWYEGIRRIGPTRVAAYSYLIPVLGVWIAVAILNEPFGLRHLIGAAVTITGVALTRWPGGRG; from the coding sequence GTGCGGCCCCCGGCCCGTCAACGTCGCAGGGACCTGGGAAGGGATCTGGATCGGTGCCGACCCGCAATCCCGCGGGACGTTCCGCGTCGTGATCCAGCAGCGCCGCAAGGTGATCAAGGGAACTATCGAGCTGAGTCTGGACTGGCTGCCCCAGGCCCGGATAGACGGCGTCGTGGAAGGCCGGCGGGTACGGTGGGGCGTGCTGCGCGGCGGGCTGGTCGCGTTGACGTTCGACGGGTCCGTGTCCGGGGGCGCGGCCGAGGGGACATACTCGTTCGGTCAGGCCGGCGATGGAACCTGGACCGCCCGGCGGACCGGACGCCCGTGAGCCACGAGCGCAGGCCCTTCGGGTTGGGCGACCTGCTGGTGCTCACGACGGTGGTGCTGTGGGCCGCGTCGTTCACCGTCATCAAGTCCGCCTACGCCGAGTTCACGCCCCTTTCCTTTGCCGCGACGCGCTTCGCGATCGCCTCGCTCGGGCTGTTGTTGATAGCCACGCTACGCAGGGAGCCGCTGTCATTCGCGCGCCGTGACTTCCCGCGCATCGCGGCGCTCGGCGTGTGCAATGTCACTCTATACCAGGCCTTCTTCGGGGTCGGACTGGGCTACACGACTGCGAGCAACTCCGTTCTCATCACTAACACGGCCCCTGTGATGACGCTCCTCCTGGCGGCAGCGACGCGGGCCGATCGAATCACTCCCAGGCAGGCACTGGGAGTGCTCCTGGCGTTGGGTGGGGTGGCCGTGCTCGTCTCCGCCAGCGGCGGGTTATCGGCAGGGCATCTGAAGGGCGACGTCCTTACGCTGCTTGGCGCCGCGTCCTACGCGGTGACGCCGATCACCGTGCTGCCGCTGTACCGACGCTACAGCACGCTGCCGGTCATGGCCGCCTCCATGACCTTCGGCACGATCCTGCTGCTGGCGGTAGGGTTTCCCGACCTGGCGCGGCAGTCGTGGGCGCTCTCGCCCGCGGCCTGGAGCCAGCTCGCGTACGCGGCCCTGGGCGCGGGTTCGCTCGGATACCTGTTCTGGTACGAGGGCATCCGCCGGATCGGCCCAACCCGGGTCGCCGCGTACTCCTACCTGATCCCGGTTCTGGGAGTGTGGATCGCGGTCGCGATTCTGAACGAACCTTTCGGCCTGCGCCACCTGATCGGCGCCGCGGTCACGATCACCGGCGTGGCGCTAACCCGCTGGCCCGGCGGAAGAGGCTAA
- a CDS encoding AbrB/MazE/SpoVT family DNA-binding domain-containing protein → METVTISPKFQVVIPKGIRDKLKLRPGQKVQAILYQDRIELVPVRPVREMKGFLRGIDTDVPRERDRV, encoded by the coding sequence ATGGAAACCGTAACAATTTCGCCGAAGTTCCAAGTCGTGATCCCAAAGGGCATCCGCGACAAGCTGAAGCTAAGGCCCGGCCAGAAAGTTCAGGCCATCCTCTACCAAGACCGCATCGAGCTAGTTCCTGTGCGGCCGGTTCGCGAGATGAAGGGCTTCCTCAGGGGAATTGACACCGATGTGCCCCGTGAACGGGACCGCGTGTGA
- a CDS encoding type II toxin-antitoxin system VapC family toxin, which translates to MNVVDSSGWLEYFADGPNAKFFAKAIEAPAELLVPTLSLYEVFKQVLRQRGEGEALQAVAVMQQSTVIELTAPLALAAARISLDLGVPMADSIMLATARASGATLWSQDADFANVPGVRYIAKRGGGKAG; encoded by the coding sequence GTGAACGTAGTCGATTCCTCTGGCTGGCTGGAATACTTTGCGGATGGCCCGAATGCCAAGTTCTTCGCGAAAGCCATCGAGGCACCCGCGGAGCTTCTGGTTCCCACCCTGAGCCTCTACGAGGTTTTCAAGCAGGTTCTTCGGCAGCGTGGCGAAGGGGAGGCTCTTCAGGCCGTTGCGGTTATGCAGCAAAGCACAGTCATTGAGCTCACCGCGCCCCTGGCTTTGGCGGCTGCTCGTATTAGCCTTGACCTGGGAGTCCCAATGGCGGACAGCATCATGCTGGCAACCGCGCGTGCCTCAGGCGCAACCCTGTGGAGCCAAGATGCAGACTTCGCCAACGTGCCAGGGGTTCGGTACATCGCCAAGCGCGGTGGCGGAAAAGCAGGCTAA